GATGAAAGCGGCTTTCTTTCCGGCGATGATTATCCCTTTGTAACACCAAAAGCAAAAAGTCAGGATCAAATCATGAAGGATCGCCAGCAACTCAATAAGGTGATTCGGCAAGGGATGCAAAAGAAAATTAAAAATCATGAATTAAAACAGGAAGCGGTAATGAAGCAATTTAAAGCCGCTCTAAAATATGGTATCAGGAGCCGCTGGTTTGAGGAAATTTCCGCCAATCCAAGAGCCTATGAATATTATTATGTCATTTATTTAAATGAGGGACAAGCCTTTACGGAAACGCTGGATTTTACCAGAGATTATCCTCAGCGGACCTTTGAATTATGGCGCACCATGACCTTTACCGAAGGGTTCCCCAAACTCGATGGCATGGCACTTTCACCACTGGAATATGAGTTACTGCTGCGCTGTGCCGGAAAAAGAAGTCTGAATGAGATAGAAACCGAGTTATATGGATTGTTCGGGGGTCCCTATCAAAACCAGATGGAATTCCATGGAAAATTAGTTGATATTTTATATCAATTTAATTTTAAATATTGGCTGACGCATTTTATGGTTTAGCCAAAATATTATTAGAAGGAGAAAAAACATGAGTATTGATGGTGCAAAGGCATTGGCCGCAAAAGTATTAACCGATGAGGCGTTGGCAAAACAACTGGATGATGCGAAAACGGAAGCAGAATTTGATGCCGTTGTTGCAAAATTAGGTTACAGCTGTACGGCAGCAGAATTTGATGCGGCTTTTAAAGAAGCACAGGCGAAACAACCAATCAGTGATGATCAATTGGATCAGGCTGCCGGTGGGTTAAGTATTGTTGGTGTAGACTACGCATTTACAGCTACACAAACAGCAAGAGCTTAGTTAAGTGAAGAAGGGGTTCTGCCCCTTCGAAGGTTGTCGGTGCTAGGTTATTTTTTTGACAGTCTTCGAAGGGGGAGAAAGAGACGATGGAATTATTACTGATCAAATCGCACCGCTATGTCAGCGGTTATATTCCCGGCAGTAATCTGGGAATGAATATCCTAACACAATTATTAACAAAAAACGGCTATCAGGTGGAGATGTTTCAGGGTTATGCCAAAGAAGCGCTAGATTATGTTGAAACGCTGATGGATACAAAAGAGAAACCCAAGATCATTGGGTTCTACTGCGATTTTAACAATATTCACTGGGTAAAGACTTTTTCTCAGGAAGTGAAAAAACGGTTTCCCGAGGTGATTTTGTTGGCTGGAGGGCCGCAAACGGCGGGGATGGATGCGAATTTTTTAAATGAAACGGCCATTAAAGCGGCTTGTATCGGTGAGGGTGAAGAAACGATTCTGGAATTGATGGATTTTTTCATCAATAAGGTGGGCAACCTCAAGGATATTAAAGGAATTATTTTTTGCGATGAAACGGGAAATTTGGTGGAAACCGAACCCCGTAAGCCGCCGGAAAACCTGGATAATATTCCCTGGCCGGAGATAACGTTGACTAATGACTATAAATATTACGGCCTGCTGCCGATCTTAACCGGACGGGGTTGTCCTTTTGGTTGTACCTTTTGTTATGAAGGGGCCAATGCCAAACGTGTACGGCGCCATTCAGTGGAGTCACTGATGCGTGAGATCCGGGGAAATTTCAAACGTGATCCGGGGATTAATTATATTAATTTTCTCGATGATACCTTTACCCTGGATCATAAGCGGGTTAATCAAATCTGTGAAGAAGTCAAAAAAATTCGTCAGGAATATGATTTTGTCTGGTTTGCCAGCGCCCATATTTCGACCATTGATAAGCATCGTGAAATGGCTAAAAATATGGCCGATGCCGGGCTTAAAAAGATTTTTTTTGGTTTGGAATCAGGAAGCGATCAGGTCTTAAAAAGCTATAATAAAAAAATAACCCGAAAAATGGCGGTTGATGTGATTAATCATTGTGTTGAATCCGGGATTCATGGTATTTCCGGGAATATCATTATTGGCGGACCCCACGAAACGCGCGCAACTATCAACGAATCGGAAACGTTGGTCATGGAACTGCTGCATCATGCCCCCGGCCAGTTTGAGACGGCTTATTTTTCATTTCTCCCTTATCCTAAAACACCGATTACGCTTAATCCCGATAAATTTGGGATGGAAATTTATTCGGATTTGATCGATTGCTGCAACGAGGATATGCCGCTTTCCCGAACCAAAGAATTGGATTTTATGGCGTTGCTAAACATTCGCTTACAGGCGAATAAACGGTTGCAAAATGAAATGCGCAAAATTTATGTTGACGGCAAAATCCCCGAAGCCGTTATTTTGGATTCGTATCGCTTGGGGAGCCGCTACGGGGTATTTACCAGATGGAATGATTATGTCTATAAAAATATTCCAATTGATGATGCCTACTGGAAAATGCGGGCTTCGGAGGAGTATGTGTTAAATCGTCAATTAGGTAGCCGTCATGAAGAAGCGATTGTTCAGCGGACCTTCGAATTATGGTTGTATACCGATATTAGCGGCGAAAAACCGCAGATTTTTGATAAAATTCTCGATCAAATCGACTATACCCTCTTGAAGCTTAGCAATGGTAAGTTGTCTAAAAGAGAAGTTTTGCAGTTGGCCCGAAAAACGCTTGATCCGCAGGGACAGGATACTGATTTTTACCCCCGGGCCGAGCGATCACTGAATAAGCTGGAGGAAAATAAGTGGATTTTATACCGCAAACCATGATCGCTAAACCGAAAGTTTTACTGGTCTACACTCAGCGGATGATTCGCGGGCGGACTTTTGAAATGATTGAAAACCTCGGTATTTTAACCTTGGCGGCCCAACTCAATGCCAATGGCTTTGATGCTAAAGCCTACACCGGAATTACCACCGATGCCGTGAAAGTGATTGAAACAAACAAAGATGATCTGTTTGCGGTTTGTTTTTATTGTGATTTTGATAATCGTTCGGCCGTGGCGTCGATCATAAAATATTTAAAAAAAAATAAAAAATTTTATGTGCTGCTGGGCGGGCCTCAAACCCTGCATATGACAGAGCTTGATCTGAAGACCTATCAAGCCGATGCAATCATAAAAGGAGAAGCGGAAGAAAGCTTATTAATCTGGTTGAATGCCAAAATAAAGGGAACCGCAGATTTCGTCCCGGGAGAAATTCGGCCGGGACAAAATTTTGATTACGTTTATCTGGAAGCGTTCTCAAACTATGAATTACCACGAAATGAAGATGTTCTGAATTATCAGGAACGACCGCTGCTATCGGTGATTACCGCCAGAGGTTGTCCTTATCGGTGTGCTTTTTGTTTTGAAGGGGGTAATTCCAAGCAGCTGAGAATGCGGACGGCGGAAGCGGTACTCAATGAAATAGAAGTGCGTTTAAAAAACAGTTATCGTCCCCGTTATCTGTTTTTTTGTGATGATACCTTTACGACCAACCCCGTGCGGCTAAAAAAGATTTTGACCGGACTAAAAAAACTGCGGCAAAATTATGATTTTGTGTGGTTCTGTGAAGGTCACTCCGGCTTTTTAGTCAAACACCCGGAACTTATCAGCGAAATGATTGACAGCGGGATGGTACGGATGCAAATTGGGATGGAATCGGGGGTGGAAGCGGTACTGACAGCCTATGGGAAACAGGCAAAACCAGCCGATATCAGAAAAGTGGTGGAAATCTGTTATCGCGAAGGATTACCCCAGCTAACTGGCAATTATATTATTGGCGGAGCCTTTGAAAATCAGCACACGCTGGAACAGACTACCCACGAAGTATTGGAATTATTGGATTTGGCACCGGGGATGTTGGATATCTCGACTACTTTTATAATGCCCTTGCCGGGGACTCAGATTTATCAGCATCCCGAAAATTTTGGAATAGTTTTGGAAGACCGCGAATGCCTCACCGCGATGGAAGATTTTCCGGTTAATCATACCGAGGAATTATCACTACCGGAAGTTTGTATGGGACGTTCCCGTTTTATTACCGCGGTTTCCAATAAAATGAAAGCCCAATTTGAAAAAGATCTGATCGACCCAAAACGGATCAGAGCCGATTTTAATCTGGCTTTTAAGTATGGAATTGCTGCCGGTTATTTAAAATTTATTTACGGCAAAAATAAACTAATGGTTCAATATTATCAAAAACTGTTTGAATTCAAGGGCCTTTTAAAAGAATGGCAAGAATTAAATGAGTACCAAAAAAAGACCTGGATTATTCATCGGAGCGCGGATTTTTCGCTGCTTGATTTACAAACGACTAGTTCTGACGAGATTGAAATTCTGAGTTATTCGGGAAGGTTTAACAGCGTCGAGATGGCTGAAAAACTAAAACTGTCAGCAATCGAAATGGATAAACAATTAGAAAAAATGAGCAGGCGTTACTTAATTTTATTTGCGGAGTTTATTTAGTTTAAGGACGATCAAAAATAACCGTTTAAAGTTTGAAATCATGAAACAGTGCATAAAAGGCATAACACTTAGGCAATTACCTGATTATCGGAAATGTAAGGAGAGGGATATGAAAAAACACCTGAAGATCGTATCGATATTATTAATCGGCAGTCTGCTTTGTTTTGGTTGCACCGCTAAAACAGATAATACCACCCCACTGTCAGTGGATGTAGTTTATCCATTTTCTGAGGATTATAGTGCTTCATTTAAAAATGGTATCGAGTTAGCAGTCAAAGAAATTAATGAACAGGGTGGGATCCTCAATCGGACCATTGAAATTAATTACGATGATGACGGTAATAATACCAATACAGCGGTGGAATTAGCGACGATGATCGCCGAAAAAGAGGGTTTTCCGATTGTCATTGGCCATCGCAGCACCGATGATGTGTTAAAGGTGGCAAGTATTTATAATCAAAATAATAAAATGTTATTCGCTCCGATTATAGCCAGTTCAAAATTGAATTTGACGGGAAATGAAGGGGCTTATCTCTGCGCCCCTTCAGAAGATACCATGGCCGATGAGATGGTTCAAAGTATGGGAACTCAGGGAATCAGCAAGATTGCCATTGTACATTCAGCTGGTAACACCTACGGAAAAGATTATGTCCAAAAAATTGAAGAGCATGCCAAACAAGCTGGAATTGAAATTGTTGATGCTGTTTCTTATCTGCCGAATCTTGATTATTTCCGATTATATGTGAAAAAATGGGACAGCATGGGAGCGCAGGCGATTGTTAACGCCTGTGTCGGCAAGGATATTACGACCTTTTATGAATATCTGGACAAGACCGGCAATACCCGGCCCATTTTTGCCAGTTATGATATTGAAATTCAGCCCTATAGTATTCCCCAGAGCATGATAAACCGGACGCAGGTAACCAGTTATTTTAATAATACGGCGACATCTGGTCCAGAGGCGGCATTTATTCAAGACTATCAGAAAACCTATGGACAAAACCCCGATTTACCGGCAGCACAGGCTTATTTAGCAATGCATCTGGCGGCGGATGTGGTCAATAAGGCACAAAGCTTGGATGTCCAGACCATTAAAAAGGTGTTGGCTGAAAACAGTTTTGATACAGTGTATGGCCGTTTGAATTTTGATAAACGACTGATCAATGGCATTCCCGTCATGCAAAAGATCTATGTTAATAATCAATTGGTGCCCAGAAATAATCCTACGGGAGGAGGAACAAACGGTGAGTAAATCTATTTTTCGCAATAAAGAGGATAAAGCCAGTCCCAAAAGCGAGCATTCAGCATTGATGACGGTCATTGGGCCGAGCAATCTACTGATTTTATTGGGCATCACAATTTTTCTTATTTGTGTCGTTGTTTTTTCCATTACGGTACCCATTAACATGACCGTGATCATGGATGCTTTGGTTTCCTATGGCGAAGGAACGGTTGATGTAGTGATTGAAAACGAAGGCGTTTTGTCACAAGTCGCGGTTTCTAATGGCGATTATGTTCAAAGGGGTGATTTGCTGGGTGTAATTACCACTCAAGAGATATCGGCGCAGCTTTTAAATGGGTCGCTATTGACCGTCGATGAACAAAGTAAAATTAAGCGCCAAACGATGATTGTTGCGACCGAAAGTGGCGTGGTTTCAGGTCTGAATGTTCAGGATGGCGCATATCTTTCGAAAAATAGCACCTTATGCCAAATCGTGAAAAGAGAAAATGAAAATACCACGGTAGTGGTTCTTGCTTATACCAACCAAGAAGGGGCTGTCAATGTTAAAAAGGGCGATAAGGTGTTCGTTGCCTTGGAATCGGCCCCGAGTGACAAGTATGGGTATTTAAGAGGGATTGTTCGAAATGTCCAACCGAGTGGTTTGGCTCAGGACGCGACGAAGTCAACCGAGATAGAAATTATTATTGATCCCAAGGTTGATGATCAGGGCAATTATATCTGGACCAAAGAAAACAATGGTTTTAGCGGTGAAATTGCCGCCGGAACATATGGCAGCGCGACCATTTTTACCGATAAGTTGTATCTTGTTGACTTGATTATCTCTTAGAAAGGCGGTAAGGACTCATGACGAAATCAGAAACAGAGAAAAATCGGGATGAGCAAAAAAAGCTGCCGAAAATAGCAAAGGTGCCGGTGGTGCTGCAAATGGAAGCAGTCGAATGTGGCGTTGCCTCGCTGTCGATGATTTTAGCTTATTATGGACGTTATGAAACGCTGGAAACCTTGCGGATTGACTGCGGTGTTTCCCGGGACGGGGTAAAAGCTGGCAATATTGCCAGAACTGCCAGAAACTATGGTCTCGCAGCTCAGGGTTTTGTTTGTACAGTGGATAAGTTAAAAGAAATGGAAATGCCGGTAATTATCCACTGGGATTACAGTCATTTTGTGGTGCTGGAAGGATTCAAAAAAGATAAGGTTTATATATGTGACCCCGCTTCGGGCCAACGGGTGATTGTCAAAGAAGAATTGGAACAAATGTTTACCGGGGTCGTTATTGAATCACGGCCGGGGCCAGCTTTTAAACAGGCCGGGGAACCGCCCAATGTCTGGAAAGCCTTGTTTAAACGACTTTCGCAAACGGGCGTATCGCCGTTAATTTATGCGATGATGCTAGGTATTTTATTGGTTATTCCGGGGTTGGTTATTGCGAATTATGCAAAAATATTTGTCGATTATTATTTAAATAATACTGAAAAATTTGATATCATGATTTTTGTTATGATCCTGTTAAATACTGTGTTTCTGCAGGCGATACTCAATTGGCTGAAGGAAATTGCCTTGGTGCGAATGGAAAGTTATATTGCCATTAATAGTGCTGGAGCTTATTTACACCACGTTCTGCGCTTACCGGTCGAGTTTTTTAATCAGCGGCAGTCGGGGGATATTAACAGCCGGATGCAGAGTATCAATACGGTGGCATCGGCATTATCCAGTAATCTGACTCGCATTATGGTGAATCTGGTTACGGCTTGTTTGTATCTGATTTTGCTTTTTCAGTATAGCGTTCAACTAACCGTAATCGGAATTGGGATTACCGCGATCAATGTCTTTTTACTGCAATATACGGCCAAAAAGAATGCTGATAATAACCGGGTGTTGCTTCAGTATCAGGGTAAATCGATTGGGTGGATTATGGTGAATCTTAAATCGATTGAAACCATTAAATCGATTGGCGAAGAGGATAATTTTTTTAATCGCATTGCCGGATTGGGTGCCGAAACCCTCGAAGTGGAACAGCGCATGGGTCGGATGGAAGCGATTATTGCGGTGCTGCCAACGCTCCTGACCAGTGTTTTAACGGCCTTGATCTTCATGTTTGGCAGTGAATACGTGTTAATGGGAACCATGACGATTGGGACCTTTGTAGCTTTTAATGCTCTGATGACCGGATTTACCCAGCCAATGAGTGAACTGGTTAGTACCAGTGCCTCATTACAGGGGATGATTGCCGATATTCAGCGGCTCGATGATGTCGAAAAATATCCCGAAGATATTGCTTTGGAATCCGAAAAGATTTCATTGGATGGCTTTGATTGTGATCAGTTGCAAGGGAAAATCGAAATTAAAGATCTCACCTTTGGTTATAACAAATTGTCAGAGCCGATTATTCAGGGCTTGAATTTGAAGCTTAATGCCGGCGGCTCCATTGCATTGGTGGGGTCGTCAGGTAGCGGTAAATCAACGATTGCTAAAATGATTACGACCCTTTATCAACCCTGGAGTGGGCAAATTTGCATTGATGGGATTGATATCAAAGCGATACCGGCGGAACTGCGTTATAACACGATGAGCTCGGTCGATCAGGAGATTGTGATGTATTCGGCGACCGTGCTGGATAATATTACCATGTGGGACGAAACTATTTCGGTGGAAGATGTGATCAGGGCGACAAAAGATGCCTGTATTTATGAAGATATCCTGGCTTTACCGAACGCCTTTGATCATGTCTTAAGTGAGGGTGGAAAAAACTTGAGCGGCGGGCAGCGGCAACGACTCGAAATTGCTCGGGCACTCTGCAAAAATCCCAAAATACTGATTATGGATGAAGCCACCAGTGCGCTGGATACGGGAACCGAAGCGGCGGTTACTGAAAATATCAAACGCCGCGGGATCAGTACCATTCTGGTGGCTCATCGCTTATCGACGATTCGGGATTGTGATGAAATCATTGTGTTAAAGTGTGGTGCCGTCGCTGAAAGAGGCACCCATGACGAACTGATGGCTTTGGATGGAGAATACGCAAATCTGATCAGAACTGAGGGATAGAAGATGGCAAAAAAATTAGAAGAAATGAGACAGCTGAATAAGAAGTATAATGATAGTGCCAAAAAAGCTTTCGACAGCGTCTTGACGACTAAAAATTCAGCTGTGTCGGTAGAAGATAATCCGCTCATCGCGGCGGTTATCAAGGTCGCCGAAGCCATGAAAATTACCGTCACTATCCCTCCGTTAAGACAATTATATAGTGGGGCTGATCAATTTAAACTAATTGCCAACGAATCGGGTTTTCGTTATCGACAGGTGGAACTTAAGGGTGATTGGTACAAAAAGGATAATGGCCCGATGCTTGGTTTTACCGCGGCGGGAGAGGCCGTTGCGTTGATTCCGAGATCCTCATCCCGCTATGAATGCCAAACCTATGATGGTGCGGCAAAAGTAGTTAATGCGGATTCAGTTTTTGCCAAGGCTTATGTTTTTTATCCGCCTTTACCGAAGGAACCGGTTAATTTTCGTGAAATGGTTAAATTGGGATTAAAGTTGATCAAACGGCGCGATTTGATCTGGACGATTGTTTTAGCGGTAGTTTCAGCATTTTTATCGCTGCTGCCGGCAATGGCCATGCAGGAGACATTTAATGTCTGGATTCCTCAAAACCAGTCGATCACGATTTTAGTGGTAGGTTTTATATTGGTGGCGGTAGCCGTCAGCCGGGGTTTATTTACGATGGTTCAAAGTATTTGTATTTTACGAATCCAGGGCAAATTGTCGATTTTGCAAAATTCTTTGTTAGATAAACTGTTGTCGTTGCCAGCTTCGTTTTTTAAACAGTTTTCGTCAGGCGCTCTGGCAATGCGGGCCACCGGATTTGCGATGATTCAGAAAATATTATCGGTTAATGTGATTACGATGATTTTCACCAGCACTTTTTCGATTGTTAATGGACTATATATTTTTACGGTTAATGCAACCATCGGTTTGATTGCGATGGCACTAACCGCCGTCAGCGTGGCGATCACCCTGGTGATTGGCAAAATGCAGATGACGTGTCAGCGGGTGTCCCTGGAAATGTCTAATGATATTTCGGGGTCGGTTTTTGAAATGATTACTTCGGTTTCTCGGATTCGGGTAGCCGGAGCTGAAAATCGCGTTTATTTAAAATGGGTCAGGGACTATGCCAGACAACGGAAGGTGGAATATAAAAAAGGACAGCTAACGGCTGTGCTGCGACTGGCGACCATCGCTCTACCGACGCTGTCGATGGTGGTTATTTATTATTATGTCAGTGTGAACAATATTTCTTCCGGAGGATTTGTCGCGATTAATTCGGCCTTTCTGGTTTTTATATCATCATTATTGGGGTTGGTTCAAACGCTCATTTCGGTTAATAGTGTGGTTCCCCAATATGAAAATACCAAACCCATTATTAATGGCGTTCCGGAAGTGGACAATTTTAAAACGTCTCCGGGGAAAATTTCCGGAGATATTGAAATCAAGCATTTAAATTTTTCTTATTATCAAGGCGGAGCCAACATTTTGGACAATATTTCGCTTAATATCAAACACGGGGAGTACGTGGCTGTGGTGGGGGCTTCCGGCAGCGGAAAATCGACGCTGCTGCGATTATTGCTGGGTTTTGAAAAACCCACTTCGGGGAGTATTTATTGTGGTGGATTTGATCTTGAAAGCGTTGATATTCGAGAAATTAGAAAGCAAATGGGCGTGGTTCTTCAGGACAGTCAACTAATTCCCGGGGATATTCTTTCTAATATTGCTGGTTCAAAAAAGAAATTGACCGAAGACGAGGTTTGGGAAGTCCTTAAAAAGGTTGGGATGGAAGAAGAAATCAGAGAAATGCCCATGGGTCTTAAAACCATGGTGGCAGAGGGGGCGGGAACCTTATCGGGGGGACAACGCCAGAAACTGTTGATTGCCAGAGCCATTGCCGCCAATCCGGCGATCCTCTTTTTTGATGAAGCGACCAGTGCGCTTGACAATCGCTCCCAGAAAGTGGTATCGGAGAGCATGAAAAAAATGCCCGCAACGCGGCTTGTCATTGCCCATCGGCTCAGTACTATTATGGATTGTGACCGGATTCTGGTTTTGGAAAAAGGTAATATCGTCGAAGAAGGCACTTATGAAGAGCTGATGAAAAACGAGTCCTATTTTTATAACTATGCTAAAAGACAGTTGGTCTAAAAAAAGAGAAAGAGCCAATCATTAAAAGTTGGTTTGGTTTAAACGATCGAAAAACGGCAAAATTAAAACCAGAAGAATCCTGCCGAGGAGATTGCAGGATTTTTCTGGTTTTATCAGATTAGGAGTTAAAATTGACTTTATTATTTTGTTTTAGTATTTGATAAAGCTGGTTCCCGGAACGCCGCAGATTGAACATTTATCAGGAATTGACTTTTCAATATTGCCACAAACTGGGCAGAGATAATAAAATATTTCTTCAGTTTCATCGAGGTTTTCAAGTGCTTCCTGATAAAGTTTCGCATGAACCGCTTCAGCTTTCATGGCTAAGGTAAAGGTTTTAATGGCTTCTTTATTCCCTTCAGCTTCGGCTTCTTTTAAGAAGTCCGGATACATTTCAGTATATTCATGGGTTTCTCCGGCAACTGCATCTTTAAGATTTTCTGGCGTCGTATTAATTTTACCGGCCACTTCGAAATGTTTAAGCGCATGCAGCGTTTCGGCATCAGCAGCGGCTTTAAATAATTTAGCGGCATTTATTTTACCATCGGCTTCAGCTTTCTTTGAATAAGCGGTATATTTTCTGTTGGCCTGAGATTCACCGGCAAAAGCCGCCATAAGATTGTTAAGTGTTTTTGATTCTGACATTTGTTTTCCTCCATCTTAATTTTAATTTGATTCGCAATGTCTAAAAGCGATTAGGGTGACTGCTAGTATTCCAAATAGTTGAGCCACAAACGCTTACTAAAATAATATACCCATAAGTTTAACAGGTTATCAGAGTGAGCATAATAATATAAAAAAATTTTAACTATTTTATTGGAATTAATACTAAACAGTAATGATTATAAATAAAATAACATAGGCTGGCTGTTTTGTCAATGAAATTTTTAAAAAGCAATAAAAAAATTGACAATTGCTTAGTGACTTTGGACAAATAAAAAAAACCGGGTAAAACCCAGGTTTTATTAAAGCGTTTGGCATTCTTGAGATTTTATTTCCTTATAAATTGTCTGCATTTCTTCATCAAGACGAGTTATCGATTCAGCGCAATATTTAAGGCGTTCCCGGAGTCCTTCCGATATTTCGTTTTGGCCTTTATACTTGAGCTGATGTTCGAGACTTGCCCAAAAGTCCATTGCAATTGTTCGAATCTGAATTTCGACCGGAATGGATTCGGTTTTTTCGGCTAAAAAAATGGGCACCAGAACGATCAGATGGAGGCTGCGATAGCCGTTTTTTTTGGGTCCATTGATGTAATCATTTTTTCGAACCAAGGTGATATCATCTTGCCGAAGTAATAAATTAGCAATGCGATTGATATCATCGAGATAGTTGCAAATTACCCGGACTCCGGCAATATCGGTTAAATTTTTGCGGATATTTTCGGCGGTAATTTCTAATCCCTTTTTTTGCATCTTTTCAGAGATGC
This is a stretch of genomic DNA from Acetobacterium woodii DSM 1030. It encodes these proteins:
- a CDS encoding GTP pyrophosphokinase, which gives rise to MQINSTDIPFSDDLDINGSLKEFFLQQQVYRAAIKEIKTKLEILDEEFQSKYDHNPIHHMEYRLKSPQSISEKMQKKGLEITAENIRKNLTDIAGVRVICNYLDDINRIANLLLRQDDITLVRKNDYINGPKKNGYRSLHLIVLVPIFLAEKTESIPVEIQIRTIAMDFWASLEHQLKYKGQNEISEGLRERLKYCAESITRLDEEMQTIYKEIKSQECQTL
- a CDS encoding rubrerythrin family protein translates to MSESKTLNNLMAAFAGESQANRKYTAYSKKAEADGKINAAKLFKAAADAETLHALKHFEVAGKINTTPENLKDAVAGETHEYTEMYPDFLKEAEAEGNKEAIKTFTLAMKAEAVHAKLYQEALENLDETEEIFYYLCPVCGNIEKSIPDKCSICGVPGTSFIKY
- a CDS encoding NHLP bacteriocin export ABC transporter permease/ATPase subunit; its protein translation is MAKKLEEMRQLNKKYNDSAKKAFDSVLTTKNSAVSVEDNPLIAAVIKVAEAMKITVTIPPLRQLYSGADQFKLIANESGFRYRQVELKGDWYKKDNGPMLGFTAAGEAVALIPRSSSRYECQTYDGAAKVVNADSVFAKAYVFYPPLPKEPVNFREMVKLGLKLIKRRDLIWTIVLAVVSAFLSLLPAMAMQETFNVWIPQNQSITILVVGFILVAVAVSRGLFTMVQSICILRIQGKLSILQNSLLDKLLSLPASFFKQFSSGALAMRATGFAMIQKILSVNVITMIFTSTFSIVNGLYIFTVNATIGLIAMALTAVSVAITLVIGKMQMTCQRVSLEMSNDISGSVFEMITSVSRIRVAGAENRVYLKWVRDYARQRKVEYKKGQLTAVLRLATIALPTLSMVVIYYYVSVNNISSGGFVAINSAFLVFISSLLGLVQTLISVNSVVPQYENTKPIINGVPEVDNFKTSPGKISGDIEIKHLNFSYYQGGANILDNISLNIKHGEYVAVVGASGSGKSTLLRLLLGFEKPTSGSIYCGGFDLESVDIREIRKQMGVVLQDSQLIPGDILSNIAGSKKKLTEDEVWEVLKKVGMEEEIREMPMGLKTMVAEGAGTLSGGQRQKLLIARAIAANPAILFFDEATSALDNRSQKVVSESMKKMPATRLVIAHRLSTIMDCDRILVLEKGNIVEEGTYEELMKNESYFYNYAKRQLV